The proteins below are encoded in one region of Lactuca sativa cultivar Salinas chromosome 3, Lsat_Salinas_v11, whole genome shotgun sequence:
- the LOC111902419 gene encoding transcription factor RHD6 yields MPTFLHISLLSSLVFIHILFSKMALAKERNPNDHSSHMSGLVHQSYTFYGSAIGEVEEGESPEKKANFAGSSSNSSSLSSPSSATNSGGFLYRSTTNHQQQLQQEEGHSVISFKPGYYDNSFMQSGSGSCFLSFEENEEQPYSSNLSPDQLMNLGSGSFDSIRLLENMNCIQSSNIKENHHEELESFTWPNPSSSNNYNATQESSFHKRSHSGESEQAFKKQCTTNTATKKIKQKSTQVQPKDPQSIAAKNRRERISERLKVLQDLVPNGSKVDLVTMLEKAISYVKFLQLQVKVLATDEFWPVQGGKPPELSQVKDAIDAILSSSQRDRSSSSK; encoded by the exons ATGCCCACTTTTCTTCATATCTCACTCTTGTCTTCTCTCGTTTTCATtcatatcctcttctcaaaaatGGCACTCGCTAAAGAAAGAAACCCTAACGATCACTCCTCACACATGTCGGGTCTAGTCCATCAATCGTACACATTTTATGGAAGTGCCATTGGAGAAGTCGAAGAGGGTGAAAGCCCAGAAAAGAAAGCGAATTTTGCTGGAAGTTCATCGAATTCTTCTTCACTTTCTAGTCCAAGCAGCGCTACGAATTCAGGTGGGTTTCTATACCGAAGCACCACAAATCATCAACAACAATTACAACAAGAAGAAGGTCATTCGGTTATAAGCTTCAAGCCAGGATACTACGATAATAGTTTCATGCAAAGTGGTAGTGGTTCGTGTTTCCTTAGCTTTGAAGAAAACGAAGAACAACCCTATTCGAGTAACTTGAGCCCTGATCAGCTAATGAATTTAGGGTCTGGTTCCTTCGATAGCATACGTTTGCTGGAAAATATGAATTGCATTCAAAGTAGTAATATTAAAGAAAATCATCATGAGGAATTGGAATCATTCACATGGCCAaatccttcttcttctaacaATTACAATGCAACACAAGAATCATCTTTCCATAAGCGTAGTCATTCG GGAGAGAGTGAGCAAGCATTCAAGAAACAATGTACCACTAACACAGCAACAAAGAAGATTAAGCAAAAGTCAACTCAAGTTCAACCAAAGGATCCACAAAGTATTGCAGCGAAG AATCGTAGAGAACGAATCAGTGAACGGCTGAAAGTTCTTCAGGATCTCGTTCCAAATGGTTCCAAG GTTGATTTGGTTACCATGTTGGAGAAAGCCATTAGTTATGTAAAGTTCCTTCAATTGCAAGTGAAg GTGTTGGCAACTGATGAGTTCTGGCCAGTACAAGGTGGAAAACCACCTGAGCTTTCACAAGTTAAAGACGCGATTGATGCTATACTTTCTTCTTCCCAAAGAGACAGAAGTTCAAGCTCTAAATAA